The Pedobacter ginsengisoli region GTGGCATGACAGGGGTGACGGTTCTTCGCGACCACTGGGAAAAGCGATCCGTATTGGCGATGCCACACCACAAATTCAGCGGTTAGCCACACCACAAACTGAACTTAAAAAAGATACAGTGGGGTCAGGCTTCAAACCAAAGGGGTATACACTTGACGCTTCTGGTCTGCCGGTCTTTAAGTACCAGGCCTATGGGCTGAATGTTAAGGATGCGACCAGAGTGATTGATGATGGCCAGGGAATTAGGCGCGAAATTGAGTCGGAGGGAAGTGCCAATAATTTATACCTGTGTCTCGCCAAAGCAAATGTTATCGAACACAAAGATGGTAATTATGTTATTGAAGATAAAGCTTATTCCATTACAATTGTGGATGAAGCCAAATTGAAGCCTATCATTAGAACAATACAAGGAACTCAGGAACTCCTGGTTCCATTCCAAAGTAAGATCATTTACTCCATTCTTTTTAACCAATAACCAGATGAATATTTATTTCAATTATAAAAACGGTATTTCCTGCCTGTTGATGATGACATTTGTACTGATGTCAGTCATCTGCCTGGCCCAGGCAGAATCTCCAAAGGAAGATGATTATTTTAAGATCATGAAAGTTGCCGCTCCAGAGGGTGTGATACTGGAAGTTGGCGGACTCTGCACACTGCCCAATGGTGACTTAGGTGTCACCACCAGGAGGGGGGATATTTTTATTGTGAAAAACCCATCTTCATTAAAACCGACATTTCAAAAGTTTGCTGAGGGCCTTCATGAAGTACTTGGATTGGCCTATAAAAACGGATCGCTTTATTGTGTCCAGCGTGGAGAGCTTACCAAGATGACTGATACGGATAAGGATGGAGTGGCAGATGACTTTGAAACCATTTATGCCTGGCCATTGTCCGGAAATTACCATGAATACAGCTTTGGCCCTAAGCTTGCTGCCGACGGATCCTTCTTTGTAACCCTGAATCTTGGCTTCCCCCCAACCTGGTGGAATCCCGAAAGTATGGTTCCCTGGAGAGGCTGGGCACTACATATTTTTGAGGATGGAAAAGTTGAACCATGGGCTGCAGGTATGCGATCACCTTGCGGGATTAGTATGATAGATGATCAGTTGTTCTACACTGATAACCAGGGTGATTGGGTAGGTTCCGGAAGCATCATGCCGGTTAAAAAAGGTGCTTTCATGGGCCATCCGGCCAGTCTGGTCTGGGCCGGTCTGCCGCAGTCTCCGGTCAAACTTTCAACCCAGCAGTTCTTTGCCAAGAACCAGACAAAGATGATTTATGACAGCAAGGGAAACAGTGTAAAGCCAGAGAACGATGTGAACGAAAAAGTGGTAACAGAGTTTGACATGAAAAAGAATTTTCCTGCACTTCAGCTACCCTCAGTCTGGCTGCCTCACGGAATCCTGGGTATTTCAAATTCAGAGATCGTAAAAATCCCTTCGGGTGTGTTTGGCCCTTTTGCCGGCCAGTTGCTGGTAGGGGATCAGGGGCAGAGCATGATCAGCCGCGTGTTTATGGAAAAGGTGAACGGAGAATATCAGGGAGCAGCCTGGCCGTTCAGAAGCGGGTTCCAATCTGGTATTGTACGCCTGGCCTGGGGAACAGACGGATCCTTGTTTGCCGGCGAAACCAACAGGGGATGGGGTTCTGCCGGTGAGGCTACAGAGGGCATCCAACGACTGGTGTGGAACAACAAAATCCCCTTTGAAATGCTGAGCATTCAGGCCATGCCTGATGGGTTTGAAATCACATTTACCAAGCCTGTCGATAAAAAATATGCTTTAGATCTTGCTTCCTATTCGGTAGAGAGCTTCATTTACAAATACCACAGCGTGTATGGAAGTCCGCCGGTAAATCAACAGAAGTGTAGCGTTAAAGGGGTCCGTGTTTCAGCCGATGGACTCAGGGCCCGTATTGTTGTAGCCAACCTGCGTAAAGGCTACATTCACAACATTACCTTGAATGGAATCCGCTCGCAGGAAAACTATTACAGTCTGGTCCATCCAACCGCATATTATACGCTGAATAATATCCCAGAAGGAAAGCTGCTTAGCCTTTCGGAAATAAGCACCAGGAATTCAGCTCCTGCCAGGGCTCAATCAGCAGGACAAAGCAAGAATTCCTCATTAAAAAATACATCATCATTAGCGAAGATTCCAACCTATGACCAAGTGAAAGGATTGCTGGCTAAAAATACCTGTCTTGCCTGTCACAATCCCGATAAGCGTCAAGTTGGCCCTTCGTTTAAAGAGATTTCAGGCAAAAAGTATACGGTTGATGAACTAGTGAGCCTGATCTATACGCCTAAGCCGGAACACTGGCCTGATTATTCTACGCCGATGCCACCGATGACCAATGTTCCAAAAGATGAGGTGATCAAAATTGCCACCTGGATTAAATCATTAAATAAACAATAAACCAATAGCTAACCAAAACCAATCGGTAACATGAAACGATCAATAATAATTGCCATGATGCTTGTGGCCACTGTACTTGTGGCTCAGGCACAGCAACCGGCTAAGCCGGAAGACACAGAAGTATGGGCTCCTGTTCCTGTAAAGGTAAGCCCGGCCAAGCTGCCTGGTGCAGCCCCCTCAGACGCTATGATTCTTTTTGACGGGAAAGACATGGATCAGTGGGTGAATTCGGGCGATTCTGGTTCAACGAAAAAATGGAATTTATCTGATGGAATCATGACTGTAGATAAGTCGGTGGGTGATCTACAGACAAAGGAAAAGTTTATGGATTTCCAGCTTCACATCGAATACAGGATTCCGGAAAATATAAGCGGAAGTGGCCAGGGCCGGGGAAACAGCGGTATATTTCTGGCCGCTCTTCTCTGGGGCGCTGGAGGATATGAGTTGCAAGTGCTGGACAATTATACCAATAAAACTTACGTGAATGGCCAGGCGGGTAGTTTTTACAAACAATCCCCACCGCTGGTAAATGCCTGTTTGAAACCAGGAGAATGGCAGAGCTATGATATTGCCTGGACTGCTCCACGTTTCAACGAGGATGGTTCGGTAAAATCGCCCGCAGTAGCAACTGTATTTCACAACGGCATTCTTGTGCAAAATGCAACCATACTCAAGGGAGACACCCCTTACATTGGCCAGCCGGAATATAGAAAGCATGGTGCCTCACCAATTAAGTTACAGAGCCATGGTGATAAAAGTGAACCGATCAGTTATCGCAATATCTGGTTAAGGAAGTTGTAATAAAGTTCAGCTGGCAGTGTATGTAGGCAGGTTACACTTATCCTTAAAACTTACTGATCACAGCTTGGAAAAATAACGCTGATCTATGTTATTTGCCTGCTGTGATCTATTTTGGATATATT contains the following coding sequences:
- a CDS encoding DUF1080 domain-containing protein, which translates into the protein MKRSIIIAMMLVATVLVAQAQQPAKPEDTEVWAPVPVKVSPAKLPGAAPSDAMILFDGKDMDQWVNSGDSGSTKKWNLSDGIMTVDKSVGDLQTKEKFMDFQLHIEYRIPENISGSGQGRGNSGIFLAALLWGAGGYELQVLDNYTNKTYVNGQAGSFYKQSPPLVNACLKPGEWQSYDIAWTAPRFNEDGSVKSPAVATVFHNGILVQNATILKGDTPYIGQPEYRKHGASPIKLQSHGDKSEPISYRNIWLRKL
- a CDS encoding c-type cytochrome, giving the protein MNIYFNYKNGISCLLMMTFVLMSVICLAQAESPKEDDYFKIMKVAAPEGVILEVGGLCTLPNGDLGVTTRRGDIFIVKNPSSLKPTFQKFAEGLHEVLGLAYKNGSLYCVQRGELTKMTDTDKDGVADDFETIYAWPLSGNYHEYSFGPKLAADGSFFVTLNLGFPPTWWNPESMVPWRGWALHIFEDGKVEPWAAGMRSPCGISMIDDQLFYTDNQGDWVGSGSIMPVKKGAFMGHPASLVWAGLPQSPVKLSTQQFFAKNQTKMIYDSKGNSVKPENDVNEKVVTEFDMKKNFPALQLPSVWLPHGILGISNSEIVKIPSGVFGPFAGQLLVGDQGQSMISRVFMEKVNGEYQGAAWPFRSGFQSGIVRLAWGTDGSLFAGETNRGWGSAGEATEGIQRLVWNNKIPFEMLSIQAMPDGFEITFTKPVDKKYALDLASYSVESFIYKYHSVYGSPPVNQQKCSVKGVRVSADGLRARIVVANLRKGYIHNITLNGIRSQENYYSLVHPTAYYTLNNIPEGKLLSLSEISTRNSAPARAQSAGQSKNSSLKNTSSLAKIPTYDQVKGLLAKNTCLACHNPDKRQVGPSFKEISGKKYTVDELVSLIYTPKPEHWPDYSTPMPPMTNVPKDEVIKIATWIKSLNKQ